The Medicago truncatula cultivar Jemalong A17 chromosome 4, MtrunA17r5.0-ANR, whole genome shotgun sequence genome includes a region encoding these proteins:
- the LOC120579988 gene encoding uncharacterized protein, producing the protein MAFTSIFHVKGFFVSDNGMKYVGGATHAMDGLDKDRWSFFEIQGTVKELDTTAGEFKMWWKPTTISLDSGLFKVGDDEDASKISKYATDHNAPIEIYVEYVNEANANASYPVCLDNDGVRKDKGKGVAIPTDESGSDDDYCESEHSDLDVSIEDSEEERDLGLDDGFEEELVEFAGEGTSQVRQPNDVDDSNAPHDGDGADELNEAEDDYVSKDLDSASDSGGDGCAELKPRYPKFRSEDLIKTFKFTVGMEFSSLKQFKDAILEHNVLNGKQVKFRKNDADRVRVVCKSFDTCGYTALVSRVVRSHTFRVKTLVPKHTCGRVFDNKNAKSEWVAKVIFDRMKCSKGMQINDVVTEVRTKYSTGITFSTAFKARQIARKLVGGDSVKQYALLWSYSEELKRACRGNNCKLHIERPAPTLEPRFGRFYLCLDGCKRALKIACRPFIGVDGCHLKNKYGGQLLIAVGRDPNDQYLPIAFAVVETESKETWRWFLTNLLDDIGDSRWTFISDQQKGLIQTFDEMLGGLEHRFCLRHLYANFKKKFGGGTLIRDLMMAAAKATYVEAWEEKMQQIKNISEPAYEWLMNIPKKGWCKHAFSYHTKCDVLMNNLSESFNATILLQREKSIITMFEWIRTYLMGRFAKLKEKSEKYRGTIMPKPKKRLDWEIEKSGNWFATWVGGLKFEVTHSLFLDKFVVDLGKRSCSCNSWDLVGIPCRHAVAAINMKGDDPITYVNRCYTKVCYQDCYDQIISPINGQNKWPKTNYPEVLPPQFKRGPGRPKKLRRREPDEERMENGKWSRAHTTTRCKRCLKVGHNKRTCKAVLPTVDDVAVSIDEVQPLPTQPTVAAPAQSSQPIVVASTQISQAPVAAPKKRVCFFLQSIIFFSFIML; encoded by the exons ATGGCTTTTACAAGTATATTTCATGTTAAGGGTTTTTTTGTAAGTGACAATGGGATGAAGTATGTGGGTGGCGCTACTCATGCAATGGATGGTCTAGACAAAGATAGGTGGTCTTTTTTTGAGATTCAAGGAACTGTGAAAGAGTTGGACACAACTGCTGGAGAATTTAAAATGTGGTGGAAACCTACAACTATATCACTAGATTCTGGTTTGTTCAAGGTTGGTGATGATGAAGATGCTTCCAAAATATCAAAGTATGCTACTGATCACAATGCTCCAATTGAAATATATGTGGAGTATGTAAATGAAGCTAATGCAAATGCAAGTTATCCTGTGTGTTTGGACAATGACGGTGTGAGAAAAGACAAAGGCAAGGGTGTGGCTATTCCTACTGATGAGTCTGGTTCTGATGATGATTATTGTGAAAGTGAGCATTCAGATTTGGATGTAAGCATTGAAGACAGTGAAGAAGAGAGGGACTTGGGGTTAGATGATGGATTTGAAGAAGAGCTGGTTGAGTTTGCTGGTGAAGGAACTTCTCAAGTTAGACAACCTAATGATGTTGATGATAGTAATGCTCCACATGATGGTGATGGTGCTGATGAACTTAATGAGGCTGAAGATGATTATGTGTCAAAAGATCTTGATAGTGCGAGTGATTCTGGTGGTGATGGATGTGCTGAACTTAAGCCAAGATATCCCAAGTTTAGAAGTGAAGATCTTATTAAAACATTTAAGTTCACTGTGGGCATGGAATTCTCTTCACTGAAACAGTTCAAAGATGCAATTCTtgaacacaatgtgttgaatgGAAAGCAGGTAAAGTTTAGGAAAAATGATGCAGATAGGGTTAGGGTGGTTTGTAAGTCTTTTGACACATGTGGTTACACTGCGTTGGTTAGTAGAGTTGTTAGGAGTCACACTTTTAGGGTTAAGACACTTGTACCAAAACACACATGTGGGAGAGTCTTTGATAACAAGAATGCTAAGTCTGAGTGGGTAGCTAAGGTTATCTTTGATAGGATGAAATGCTCTAAAGGGATGCagattaatgatgttgttactGAAGTTAGAACCAAGTATTCAACTGGCATAACATTTTCAACAGCTTTTAAAGCTAGACAAATAGCTAGAAAGCTTGTGGGTGGTGATAGTGTCAAGCAGTATGCATTGTTGTGGTCCTATAGTGAGGAATTAAAAAGAGCATGTCGTGGAAATAATTGTAAGTTGCACATTGAAAGGCCTGCCCCTACGTTGGAGCCTAGGTTTGGAAGGTTTTACTTATGCCTCGATGGTTGCAAGAGGGCTTTGAAAATTGCTTGTAGGCCATTCATTGGTGTAGATGGTTGTCATTTGAAGAATAAATATGGTGGACAGCTACTAATTGCAGTGGGAAGAGACCCTAATGATCAATACCTGCCAATTGCTTTTGCAGTGGTTGAGACTGAAAGTAAAGAAACATGGAGGTGGTTTTTAACAAACCTACTTGATGATATTGGTGACAGTAGGTGGACATTCATAAGTGATCAACAAAAG GGATTGATCCAGACTTTTGATGAGATGCTTGGTGGTCTAGAACACAGATTCTGTCTTAGACATCTCTatgcaaattttaaaaagaagttTGGTGGTGGGACACTTATAAGAGACCTCATGATGGCTGCAGCTAAGGCTACATATGTGGAGGCATGGGAGGAGAAGATGCAACAGATCAAGAATATCAGTGAACCTGCTTATGAATGGCTGATGAATATCCCTAAGAAAGGTTGGTGCAAACATGCCTTTTCATATCATACAAAGTGTGATGTGCTGATGAATAACCTTAGTGAGAGTTTTAATGCAACAATTTTATTGCAAAGGGAAAAGTCAATTATAACTATGTTTGAGTGGATTAGGACATACTTAATGGGTAGATTTGCAAAGCTTAAGGAGAAATCTGAAAAATATAGAGGGACTATAATGCCTAAACCTAAGAAGAGACTTGACTGGGAGATTGAAAAAAGTGGAAACTGGTTTGCTACTTGGGTAGGGGGGTTGAAATTTGAAGTTACACATTCACTTTTTCTTGATAAGTTTGTGGTAGACTTAGGAAAAAGAAGCTGTTCATGTAACTCTTGGGACTTGGTGGGAATCCCCTGCAGGCATGCAGTTGCAGCCATTAATATGAAGGGTGATGATCCTATTACATATGTGAATAGGTGTTACACCAAGGTTTGTTACCAAGACTGCTATGATCAAATTATTTCACCAATTAATGGTCAGAATAAGTGGCCTAAGACAAACTACCCAGAAGTTTTACCCCCTCAATTCAAACGTGGCCCTGGGAGACCCAAGAAGTTAAGGAGAAGAGAACCTGATGAAGAAAGGATGGAAAATGGTAAGTGGTCAAGAGCACATACCACAACTAGGTGTAAGAGATGCTTGAAAGTTGGACATAACAAGAGAACCTGTAAGGCAGTTCTTCCTACTGTTGATGATGTTGCAGTAAGCATTGATGAGGTTCAACCTCTGCCTACCCAGCCAACTGTTGCAGCACCTGCTCAGTCAAGCCAGCCAATTGTTGTTGCATCTACACAGATAAGCCAGGCCCCTGTTGCTGCACCTAAGAAAAGAGTATGCTTTTTTTTGCAgtctattatatttttctcttttattatgCTTTAA
- the LOC11441646 gene encoding G-type lectin S-receptor-like serine/threonine-protein kinase LECRK1, which yields MASTLALLSILFSIFFMLFTLIEATHNTTEKTQPIIIPLGSFLAPKGENTSWQSSSGHFAFGFYPKGNGFAVGIWLVNPSENTTTVVWTANRDAPAVSSKSMLNLTEQGLLLQNGNRDSAMNKDLRDDSEENLVSKASMHDSGNFVLYDENSTVIWQSFDHPTDTILGGQSLTADDYLISSISKSDHSRGCFYLGMQNDGNLVAYPLYSRFSDLDAYWASNSWDLTYIPKQLSLSIQGFLCLNMSDEDDGDRLCLNDINKHSKKLHNNTTSIYRATFDVDGNLRLYEHQFDFESKNSSRVVILWQALNDTCQVKGFCGLNSYCSFNMSGDAVCKCYPGFIPSNTKSVPIDCVQTHSKDDCESIEDRTLLYNFTHFENMHWGDVPYSVIPVLIDMDTCEKACRQDCVCGGAIYTNGSCNKYRLPLIHGKFQNDSSSTVSVALIKIPSNIPIIISPPTSNNTNVPKPKVVIDNKKNLIMILSLTLGVVSLICFITAVSIFFTYRRQVNRYAMLSESEKLGFTEECSLTSFSFDELSESTGGFSDEIGRGSFGVVYKGTMGDNNRIIAVKRLEERIVDAGDREFRTEVTSIARTHHRNLVKLIGFCIEGSKKLLVYEFVSKGSLANILFEGEVRLSWKDRMKLALDVAKGILYLHEECEVQIIHCNINPQNILMDEAWNAKISDFGLARLSKRGHSRTKIEDDGTVKYLAPERQKEDASVSVKADIYSFGVVLLEIICRRRSIEMNNIHSPGEILLSSWAYQCFEAGQLNKLIRHDEKDVDWKILERMVKVGLWCVQDRQHLRPTMKNVILMLEGLEDIPVPPSPARLLE from the coding sequence ATGGCTTCCACCCTTGCTTTGTTATCAATACTGTTCTCCATCTTCTTCATGCTATTTACATTAATAGAAGCCACACACAATACAACTGAAAAAACTCAACCCATTATCATTCCATTGGGGTCTTTCCTCGCTCCTAAAGGTGAAAATACTTCATGGCAATCAAGTTCTGGCCATTTTGCTTTTGGGTTTTACCCCAAAGGTAATGGTTTTGCTGTTGGAATATGGTTGGTTAATCCATCTGAAAACACAACCACTGTTGTGTGGACTGCTAACCGTGATGCTCCAGCAGTCTCCTCTAAATCTATGTTGAATTTGACAGAGCAAGGTCTGCTTCTTCAAAATGGAAACAGAGATTCAGCTATGAATAAAGACTTGAGAGATGATTCAGAGGAGAATTTGGTCTCTAAGGCATCTATGCATGATTCTGGCAACTTTGTGCTTTATGATGAGAATTCTACAGTTATATGGCAAAGCTTTGATCACCCAACAGACACCATATTAGGAGGTCAGAGTTTGACTGCTGATGATTATTTAATCTCTAGTATATCCAAGTCAGACCATTCAAGGGGATGTTTCTATCTCGGCATGCAAAATGATGGAAACCTTGTCGCTTACCCCTTGTACAGCAGATTCAGCGACCTGGATGCTTACTGGGCTTCAAATTCTTGGGATCTGACATACATACCCAAACAACTAAGTCTTAGCATTCAAGGCTTTCTTTGCCTAAATATGTCCGACGAAGATGATGGTGATAGGCTATGTCTCAACGATATCAATAAGCATAGTAAGAAGTTACACAACAACACAACTTCAATCTACCGTGCAACGTTTGATGTAGATGGAAACTTGAGATTGTATGAGCACCAATTTGACTTTGAGAGCAAGAATAGCTCGCGTGTGGTAATCTTGTGGCAAGCACTTAATGACACTTGTCAAGTGAAGGGGTTTTGTGGGTTGAACAGTTATTGCTCCTTCAATATGAGCGGTGATGCTGTATGCAAATGTTATCCTGGTTTCATCCCTTCCAACACTAAAAGCGTGCCTATAGACTGCGTACAGACGCATAGCAAAGATGACTGTGAAAGCATTGAAGACCGAACGTTGTTGTATAATTTTACTCACTTTGAGAATATGCATTGGGGGGATGTTCCATATTCTGTTATACCCGTGTTGATTGATATGGATACTTGTGAGAAGGCTTGCCGACAAGATTGTGTTTGTGGGGGAGCAATATATACCAACGGCAGCTGCAATAAATATAGGCTTCCACTTATACACGGCAAGTTTCAAAATGATTCTTCTTCCACTGTGTCTGTGGCCTTAATAAAGATTCCTTCAAATATTCCCATTATTATTTCACCTCCAACCTCAAATAACACCAACGTGCCTAAGCCTAAGGTTGTTATTGATAACAAGAAAAACCTAATAATGATCCTATCTCTTACTTTGGGTGTCGTTTCATTGATTTGTTTCATCACTGCGGTGTCCATTTTCTTCACTTACAGACGTCAAGTAAATAGGTATGCAATGTTGTCAGAAAGTGAAAAACTGGGATTTACAGAAGAATGCTCCTTGACCTCATTTTCTTTTGACGAACTTTCAGAATCAACCGGGGGCTTTTCAGATGAGATAGGGAGAGGATCATTTGGTGTTGTTTATAAAGGTACAATGGGCGACAATAACAGAATCATTGCTGTGAAAAGACTGGAGGAGAGAATTGTTGATGCAGGGGATAGGGAATTCCGAACGGAAGTTACTTCCATTGCTCGAACTCATCATAGGAATTTGGTTAAGCTTATTGGTTTTTGTATAGAAGGTTCAAAGAAGCTTCTTGTTTATGAATTTGTCAGCAAAGGGTCTCTTGCAAATATCCTCTTTGAAGGGGAAGTGAGACTATCTTGGAAAGATAGAATGAAACTTGCATTGGACGTGGCTAAAGGAATATTATATCTACACGAAGAGTGTGAAGTCCAAATTATCCATTGTAATATAAATCCTCAAAATATACTTATGGATGAAGCATGGAATGCAAAAATATCTGATTTTGGATTGGCAAGACTTTCAAAGAGGGGTCATTCAAGAACTAAAATAGAGGATGATGGCACAGTCAAGTATTTGGCACCTGAACGGCAGAAGGAGGATGCATCAGTATCGGTAAAAGCTGACATTTACAGTTTTGGTGTGGTATTATTGGAAATTATTTGCCGCAGAAGAAGTATAGAGATGAATAATATTCACTCGCCCGGTGAAATTCTTCTTTCCAGTTGGGCATATCAATGTTTTGAAGCAGGGCAGTTAAACAAGCTTATCAGACATGATGAGAAAGATGTGGATTGGAAGATATTGGAAAGAATGGTGAAAGTCGGGTTGTGGTGTGTGCAAGACCGACAACATCTCCGTCCTACAATGAAGAATGTAATTTTAATGTTGGAAGGTTTGGAAGATATTCCAGTTCCTCCCTCACCAGCTCGCTTGCTTGAATAG
- the LOC11441209 gene encoding G-type lectin S-receptor-like serine/threonine-protein kinase LECRK1, with product MVMDASYTTTFTFLLFMSLPLSNVGAQTQSQLLARIAPGSSLSPGSSDYKSMWLSPSGQFAFGFYSQGNNGFAIGIWLVGKNKMNSTIVWTANRDDPPVTSTVKLQFTMKGTIILTDQQGQQKLIVNANTRASSASMLDSGNFVLYDNNNISSIIWQSFDHPTDTLLESQSLPCGGKLSSSLSETNHSTGRFQLNMQVDGNLVLYPAYIAETSWDAYWASDTVSANVKHHLYLKSTGLLQILDDSSDSSLIKILNDADEDQQETGGNQTIYRATLDFDGVFRLHARHVNNGSDKIIASFPGNNPCEVKGFCSLNSYCTFKDDKPLCNCLTGYKFIDANEKTLGCERNYSKAECRAEKDGLAFYDMVPMNNIVWKDHPYFETEDILSEKECSFACLVDCNCWAALYEEERCKKQGLPLRYVTRTHEADDSPAAAYIKVGNGSIENWKGNDTLFYPQPPLITSTKAVVHIIIVTSIFTALLCSAILISIHYVYKIRVLRYKRLTDTGNLGLNEEVTLRRFSYNELKRATNHFKEELGKGAFGSVYKGALNKGKRLIAVKRLEKVVEEGEKEFQAEVRSIGKTHHRNLVRLLGFCVEGSKRLLVYEYMSNGSLGKLLFGDQRRPDWNERVRIALDIARGILYLHEECDAPIIHCDLKPQNILMDKFWTAKISDFGLAKLLMPDQTRTFTMVRGTRGYMAPEWNKNVAISVKTDVYSYGIVLLEILCCRRNLDVNVLEPEEILLAGWTYKCFIAGDVNKLVPSEAIDKNVMENMVKVALWCIQDDPFLRPTMKGVVLMLEGITDIAIPPCPNSNFA from the coding sequence ATGGTCATGGATGCCTCCTATACTACAACTTTCACCTTCCTTCTGTTTATGTCCTTACCATTATCAAATGTTGGAGCTCAAACACAATCACAACTACTGGCGCGGATAGCACCGGGTTCCTCACTTTCCCCCGGTAGCAGTGATTACAAATCTATGTGGCTTTCTCCTTCTGGCCAATTCGCTTTTGGCTTTTATTCACAAGGCAACAATGGCTTTGCTATTGGAATTTGGTTGGTTGGCAAGAATAAGATGAACAGCACAATAGTATGGACTGCAAACCGTGATGACCCTCCAGTAACCTCAACTGTAAAGCTACAATTTACCATGAAGGGTACAATAATACTAACAGATCAACAGGGACAACAGAAGCTTATTGTTAATGCTAATACAAGAGCTTCCTCGGCCTCCATGCTTGATTCTGGGAACTTTGTACTAtatgacaacaataatatttcCAGCATCATATGGCAGAGTTTCGATCACCCAACTGATACTCTATTGGAGAGTCAATCTCTACCTTGTGGAGGCAAACTGTCCTCTAGTTTATCAGAGACCAATCACTCAACCGGAAGGTTTCAACTCAACATGCAGGTTGATGGAAATCTTGTTCTGTATCCAGCATACATAGCTGAAACAAGTTGGGATGCTTATTGGGCCTCTGATACTGTTAGTGCCAATGTCAAACATCATCTTTACCTTAAAAGTACAGGTTTACTTCAGATCTTGGATGACAGCAGTGATTCTAGccttattaaaattttgaatgatgcTGACGAGGACCAGCAAGAGACTGGCGGAAACCAGACTATTTATCGTGCAACCCTTGATTTTGATGGGGTTTTTCGGCTGCATGCTCGTCATGTTAACAATGGCAGTGACAAAATTATCGCAAGTTTTCCGGGGAATAACCCCTGTGAAGTAAAGGGGTTTTGTAGCTTAAACAGTTACTGCACATTCAAGGATGATAAACCATTATGCAACTGTCTCACGGGTTATAAATTTATAGATGCAAATGAAAAGACTCTCGGCTGCGAAAGGAACTATTCGAAAGCAGAGTGTAGAGCTGAGAAAGATGGTTTGGCCTTTTATGATATGGTCCCAATGAACAATATTGTATGGAAAGACCATCCTTATTTTGAGACTGAGGATATATTATCGGAAAAAGAATGCTCATTTGCTTGTTTGGTTGATTGCAACTGTTGGGCTGCACTGTATGAGGAAGAAAGATGCAAGAAACAAGGGTTGCCTTTGAGATATGTCACAAGGACACATGAAGCCGACGACTCGCCTGCAGCAGCATACATAAAGGTGGGAAATGGCAGCATCGAAAACTGGAAGGGGAATGATACACTTTTTTATCCACAGCCACCTCTAATTACAAGTACCAAAGCAGTGGTGCATATTATCATTGTTACATCAATTTTTACTGCGCTTTTGTGTTCAGCGATTTTAATATCCATCCATTACGTTTACAAGATTCGGGTATTAAGGTACAAAAGGCTAACGGACACTGGGAACCTAGGGTTGAATGAAGAGGTGACTCTGAGAAGGTTTTCATATAACGAGCTGAAAAGAGCAACAAATCATTTTAAGGAAGAGTTGGGTAAGGGTGCTTTTGGATCAGTTTACAAAGGGGCCTTAAACAAAGGTAAGAGATTGATTGCAGTGAAGAGACTAGAAAAAGTGGTGGAAGAAGGTGAAAAGGAATTTCAAGCAGAAGTGAGATCCATTGGGAAAACCCACCACAGGAACCTAGTTAGATTGCTTGGTTTTTGTGTTGAGGGTTCAAAAAGGCTTCTGGTTTATGAATACATGAGCAACGGATCACTTGGAAAGCTTCTTTTTGGTGATCAAAGACGCCCAGATTGGAATGAGAGAGTAAGAATAGCACTGGATATTGCTAGAGGGATCTTGTATCTCCATGAAGAGTGTGATGCTCCAATCATTCATTGCGACTTAAAGCCTCAAAACATTTTGATGGATAAGTTTTGGACTGCCAAGATATCTGATTTTGGGCTTGCAAAACTTTTAATGCCAGACCAAACCAGAACATTCACGATGGTCAGAGGGACAAGAGGGTACATGGCCCCGGAGTGGAACAAGAACGTGGCAATATCAGTGAAAACAGATGTTTATAGCTATGGAATAGTGCTGTTGGAAATCTTATGTTGCAGAAGAAACCTAGATGTTAATGTGTTGGAACCTGAGGAGATTCTTCTTGCTGGTTGGACT